GGCTCATCGTGCTCGCTCGACACCACGAGCTGCTTGATGTTCAGGATGATCTCGGTGACATCTTCCTTGACACCGGGGACGGTGCTGAACTCGTGCAGCACGCCATCGATGCGGATGCTGGTAACCGCGGCGCCGGGAATCGACGACAGCAGGGTACGACGCAGCGAGTTACCGAGGGTGTATCCGAAGCCAGGCTCGAGCGGCTCAATGATGAACCGTGACCGGAATTCTGAGATGTTCTCTTCGGTGAGAGTGGGACGCTGTGCAATGAGCACTAGTTATTCCTTTCGGCAAAGTGTCCGCTATATGACACTGAGTAGGGTCGACCGGGTGTCTGGCCCGTCGGTTCTTATTGAGTTGTTCACCACGGGTTGAGTTGTGCGCTACGGGGCAAGCCCGCCCCGTCCTCGTCGGCGCGACGAAGGTCGGGGCGGGCCAGCCACGTGGCTAGAAGTGCTGCTTAAACGCGACGACGCTTCGGCGGGCGGCATCCGTTGTGCGCCTGCGGGGTGACGTCGTTGATCGAACCAACCTCGAGGCCTGCGGCCTGAAGCGAGCGGATCGCGGTCTCGCGTCCGGAGCCGGGGCCCTTGACGAAGACGTCGACCTTCTTCATGCCGTGCTCCTGCGCCTGGCGGGCGGCCGACTCGGCTGCCAGCTGTGCGGCGTAGGGGGTCGACTTACGCGAACCCTTGAAGCCGACTCCACCGGACGAAGCCCAGCTGATGACCGCTCCGGTCGGGTCGGTGATCGAAACGATCGTGTTGTTGAACGTCGACTTGATGTGGGCCTGGCCCACTGCGATGTTCTTCTTTTCCTTACGGCGGGGCTTA
This Salinibacterium sp. ZJ450 DNA region includes the following protein-coding sequences:
- the rpsK gene encoding 30S ribosomal protein S11 is translated as MAAPKTAARKPRRKEKKNIAVGQAHIKSTFNNTIVSITDPTGAVISWASSGGVGFKGSRKSTPYAAQLAAESAARQAQEHGMKKVDVFVKGPGSGRETAIRSLQAAGLEVGSINDVTPQAHNGCRPPKRRRV